TCGATAAACATTTAAAAGAAGCACTGGTATATACTAATGTGGACGGGAAACCGAAAATCCATTTCACGGTATCGGAAGAACATAAAGACAGTTTTGAACAATCTGTTTCACAAAGCAACGTGAATGCTGCGGTGTTCTATTCTTTTCAGGATAAATCGACCGACACCTTAGCGGTAGCGATGGATAATACTCCGTTTAGACTGGATAATGACCGTTTGTTCTTTCGTCCCGGCGGACATGGTGCGCTGATACAGAACCTGAACCGGCTAACGAGTGATATTGTCTTTGTAAAAAACATTGACAATGTTTGTTACAACCATTTTGAAGGAATTGTACGTTATAAAAAACTACTGGGCGGACTTTTGATGCAACTGCAAAAAGAAACGTTCGGATATCTTCATGCTCTGGAAAGCTCGGTAAACGAGGAAGGCCTGCAAAAAATAATAGATTTTGCAACCAGTCAGCTGAATATCGTATTGCCGAAGAATTTTTCAAAATACACTTTTGAAAATCAGAAAAACTTATTGTTTCAGTTGTTAAACAGACCTGTCCGGGTTTGCGGGATGGTAAAAAACGAAGGCGAACCGGGCGGAGGACCGTTTTGGGTTACCGGTGAAGAAGGTGGCCTGTCCTTGCAGATTGTCGAATCGTCACAAATTGATCTGCAAAATAAAAAGCAGTGGCAAATCCTGAATAGTGCAACACATTTTAACCCGGTGGATTTGGTGTGCGGACTTAAAAACTACAAAGGAGAAAAGTTTGAACTGGAAAATTTTGTAGACCATAATGCAGGCTTTATCGTTCAGAAAACAAAAGGCTGTCACGATATTAAGGCCTACGAACTACCCGGATTATGGAATGGTGCTATGGCAAACTGGATTACCGTTTTTGTTGAAGTGCCGCTTTTAACCTTCAATCCGGTAAAAAATATTAACGACCTGCTAAAACCGGCACATCAGCCCAGATAATGGAAAAAGAAAAGCTAATTGCCGAGTTGCGTTATAAGGCTGTGAGAAGCAGTGGTGCCGGAGGACAGAATGTAAACAAGGTTTCTTCGAAAATCCAGCTCACGTTTGATGTTTCCAATTCGTCAGCACTTACCGATGAGGAGAAAAGTAAAGTGCTGGAAAAACTGGCAGCCCGGCTGACGAAAGAAGGGGTTTTGTTACTGAATTGTGATGAAAACCGGAGCCAGTTTAAAAATAAAGAAATAGTTATCAGGCGCTTTCTGTCACTCATTCAGGAATCGTTATGGGTTGATAAAGAACGGAAAGCAACTAAAATTCCGCATTCGGTAATTAAAAAGCGTATTCAGAGCAAACGGAATTTATCCCAGAAAAAAGACTTCCGCAAAAAACCGAAATTGGACTAACTTTCGGTGCTGATTTGTGTAAAATGTAATAATGCTAAGGAATTACAGGTGATTATTGCGTTTTTATTGGTATTATTTGATTTTGTGTGTTTTCTTTTTATACTTTTGCGCTGTCTCAAAGGGGTGCTTATATCCGGTTTTTCCGGACAATCGAGCTGAGATCATACCCAATGAACCTGGAACAGGTAATGCTGTTTAGGGAGAAATGACAAACGGAATGAGGCAATTGTTCCGCGTCATTGAAACATCATTTTAATTTAAAACAAAGAATAATTACCCCTTTTATTCGTAAACTTTTACGAATGAAAACGTTATTACAATCAGTCGTTATTGCATTTTGCCTGCAGCCTTTTGTGCTTTTCTCGCAGGAAAAAACAACTCAGGACACCGTTAAACCCAAACAGATGGATGAGGTTTTGGTGTCGGCAGTGCGGGTTACTTCCAAAACACCGGTTACCTTCAGTAATCTTGGTAAAAAACAATTATCAGAACGAAACTTAGGTCAGGACATACCGGTGCTGATGAATTACCTGCCATCGGTAGTGACCACAACCGATGCCGGGAACGGAGTAGGCTATACCGGAATCAGGGTGCGTGGTAGCGATGCCACCCGTGTGAATGTTACCATCAACGGAATTCCGTATAATGATTCCGAATCACAGGGGACTTTCTGGGTAAACATGCCCGATTTTGTATCGTCTGTAGAAAGCCTTCAGCTGCAAAGAGGTGTCGGAACGTCTACAAACGGAGCCGGTGCTTTCGGAGCAAGTTTAAACATGTTAACCGATACGTATTCCGAAAAAGGATACGGTGAAATTGCCAACTCTTTCGGAAGCTTTAACACGCGAAAACATACTGTTAAATTCAGTACCGGTTTGATGGATAATAAATTCGAAATAGCCGGACGTTTGTCAAAGATCAATTCTGACGGATATATTGACAGGGCTTCTTCCAACCTGGAATCCTATTTTTTACAGGGAACTTATGTAGGGAAATCAACATTGATAAAAGCTCTGGTTTTCGGCGGTTCCGAAAAAACATACCAGTCATGGAACGGACTGGACGGTATGGAGCTGAAAGACCTGGGTCTGGATGAGCACATGCTGGATAACAATCCGAAATTCAATATTTCCGGTTTGTATTTTGATGAAAACGGCAATGTGAAATTTTACGATAATCAAACGGATAATTTCAGACAGGATCATTATCAGCTGCACTGGAATGAAAAATGGACCGATAACTGGTCTACCAATGTGGCACTGCATTATACCAAAGGAAAAGGATATTATGAAAGCTATAAAAGAGGTGGGAAGTTCAGTGAATTCGGACTGACGCCTTTTGAAGAAAACGGGGTTACAATAAAAAAATCCGATTTGATCAACCAGAAATGGCTGGATAATGACTTTTACGGAGTGACGTTTTCGACAAACTACAAAAAAGACAAACTGGACCTGATTTTGGGTGGTGGTGCGAATAAATATGAAGGCGCGCATTTTGGTAAACTGCTTTGGGTAAAAGAAAAAGCGGTCTATAACTATGAGCAGCTTTTCTATGATGATTTTGCGACCAAAACAGATGTGAATGTGTTTGCAAAAGCAACCTATGATATTACCAGTCAGTTAAGCCTGTTCGGGGATTTGCAATACCGTACGGTAAATTACAAAGCCAATGCTGTAAAAACGGGACTTGTTGACGATACGTTTAAATTTTTCAATCCAAAAGGAGGATTGAACTATGCGATAAACAAACAGAACAACCTGTATTTCTCGTATGCAAAAGCAAGCCGTGAACCAAACAGAAACGATTATGAAGGAAATGTTCCGAAACCGGAAAAAATGGACGATTACGAGTTGGGATGGCGGCATGCTTCGGCTGTAGCCAGACTGAATGTTAATGCCTATTATATGAAATACAAGGACCAGTTAGTGTTAACCGGTGCATTAAACGATGTGGGAGAATCAAAG
This region of Flavobacterium inviolabile genomic DNA includes:
- a CDS encoding TonB-dependent receptor produces the protein MKTLLQSVVIAFCLQPFVLFSQEKTTQDTVKPKQMDEVLVSAVRVTSKTPVTFSNLGKKQLSERNLGQDIPVLMNYLPSVVTTTDAGNGVGYTGIRVRGSDATRVNVTINGIPYNDSESQGTFWVNMPDFVSSVESLQLQRGVGTSTNGAGAFGASLNMLTDTYSEKGYGEIANSFGSFNTRKHTVKFSTGLMDNKFEIAGRLSKINSDGYIDRASSNLESYFLQGTYVGKSTLIKALVFGGSEKTYQSWNGLDGMELKDLGLDEHMLDNNPKFNISGLYFDENGNVKFYDNQTDNFRQDHYQLHWNEKWTDNWSTNVALHYTKGKGYYESYKRGGKFSEFGLTPFEENGVTIKKSDLINQKWLDNDFYGVTFSTNYKKDKLDLILGGGANKYEGAHFGKLLWVKEKAVYNYEQLFYDDFATKTDVNVFAKATYDITSQLSLFGDLQYRTVNYKANAVKTGLVDDTFKFFNPKGGLNYAINKQNNLYFSYAKASREPNRNDYEGNVPKPEKMDDYELGWRHASAVARLNVNAYYMKYKDQLVLTGALNDVGESKRINVDNSYRLGLEVDASIFVSDKWVLRQNVTVSQNKIVDFVAGKDGEMHNFGKTNIAFSPDFIAGNAVTFLPLKNLQLTLLSKFVGNQYMGNIDSEKSVLKAYSVSDFNIVYEIKPKRIFKSIVISGLVNNIFNTKYQSNGFFYTYDDDWSSPDTVTTIEGTGYYPQARINFMAGLTLKF
- the arfB gene encoding alternative ribosome rescue aminoacyl-tRNA hydrolase ArfB; the encoded protein is MEKEKLIAELRYKAVRSSGAGGQNVNKVSSKIQLTFDVSNSSALTDEEKSKVLEKLAARLTKEGVLLLNCDENRSQFKNKEIVIRRFLSLIQESLWVDKERKATKIPHSVIKKRIQSKRNLSQKKDFRKKPKLD